A genomic region of Candidatus Blochmanniella pennsylvanica str. BPEN contains the following coding sequences:
- a CDS encoding Rid family detoxifying hydrolase: MLQVISTKKSPIPLGPYVQAIDIGNITFVSGQIGMRPDTNVIPDNIYDQTYQSLENIKNIIETAGLQINNIIKTTLFIVDINDIPTINVSYMKFFHSSSLHEDIILPTRSCVEVSRLPKNAKIEIDAIATRIL; this comes from the coding sequence ATGCTTCAGGTTATCAGTACAAAAAAATCTCCCATCCCTCTTGGACCTTATGTGCAAGCGATAGACATAGGAAACATAACATTTGTATCTGGGCAAATAGGAATGCGCCCAGATACAAATGTTATCCCCGACAACATTTACGATCAAACGTATCAATCACTAGAAAATATCAAAAATATCATAGAAACCGCTGGTCTACAAATCAATAATATTATTAAAACTACATTATTCATTGTTGATATCAATGATATTCCTACTATAAATGTCAGCTATATGAAATTTTTTCATTCATCTTCTTTACATGAAGATATAATTTTACCAACACGTTCCTGTGTAGAGGTTTCTAGATTACCAAAGAATGCTAAAATAGAAATCGATGCTATTGCTACACGTATTTTATAA
- the argF gene encoding ornithine carbamoyltransferase, with the protein MNQLYKRSFLRLIDFTINEIYYLLQLSSYLKHQKNTHTEIKKLNGKNIVLIFENHSTRTRCAFEVAAFDQGACVTCLTPNISQIGHKESIKDTAKILGRMYHGIQYRGYSQDTVTTFAQYSGVPVWNGLTVKFHPTQLLADLMTMKEQLPHKMFHQMKLAYIGDAKNNISNSLLEAAAIMGFDLRLVSPKIFWPTQELFIKCQNIAQRNNGNITLTEDIPIGIKDVDFLYTDVWVSMGENEKVWKERISLLSPYQVNHRMIQNTNNPNVKFLHCLPALHNSETTIGKKIARQYNLKNGIEVTNDIFESPYSVVFDQAENRLHTVKALILATLLPDSTNFNQ; encoded by the coding sequence ATGAATCAATTATATAAACGGTCTTTTTTACGATTAATAGATTTCACTATAAATGAAATTTATTATCTATTACAATTATCCAGTTATTTAAAACACCAAAAAAATACACATACTGAAATTAAAAAATTAAACGGCAAAAACATTGTACTCATCTTCGAAAACCATTCAACTAGAACAAGATGTGCTTTTGAAGTAGCAGCATTTGATCAAGGCGCGTGTGTGACCTGCTTGACTCCAAATATTAGTCAAATTGGGCATAAAGAATCTATTAAAGATACTGCTAAAATATTAGGAAGGATGTATCATGGGATTCAATATCGTGGTTATAGTCAAGATACAGTTACTACATTTGCACAATATTCTGGAGTACCAGTATGGAATGGACTTACTGTGAAATTTCATCCAACACAATTACTTGCTGATCTTATGACTATGAAAGAACAACTACCCCATAAAATGTTTCATCAAATGAAATTAGCCTATATAGGAGATGCAAAAAACAACATCAGTAATTCTTTATTAGAAGCTGCCGCAATAATGGGATTCGATTTAAGATTAGTATCACCTAAAATATTTTGGCCAACACAAGAGCTATTTATAAAGTGTCAAAATATTGCACAACGTAATAATGGAAATATCACGCTTACTGAAGATATCCCTATCGGAATAAAGGACGTAGATTTTCTATACACTGATGTATGGGTATCTATGGGAGAAAATGAAAAAGTATGGAAAGAACGTATTTCTTTATTATCTCCATATCAAGTAAATCATCGTATGATCCAAAATACCAATAATCCAAATGTAAAATTTTTACATTGTTTACCGGCATTACACAACAGTGAAACCACTATTGGTAAAAAAATAGCACGACAATATAATTTAAAAAATGGAATAGAAGTAACAAATGACATATTCGAATCTCCGTATAGTGTAGTGTTTGATCAAGCCGAAAATCGTTTGCATACTGTCAAAGCTCTGATTCTGGCAACATTACTTCCTGATTCCACTAATTTTAATCAATAG